tttgccgagtgccgtacagggggcactcggcaaagtattttaaaaataaaaaaaaaattctttgccgagcgccagatctgagacgctcggcaaagattttttttaaaaaaatttaaatctttgccgagtgccatatctggggcactcggcaaagaaattaaaaacaaaaaaaaaataaatctttgccgagtgcctctctgATCCGGCACTTGGCAAAACCGCGGACTTAGCGGTTTTTGACCGGCCGGGCAGTCACAGCCAGCCACCCCGCGCCCATGCCTGCCCGCCCCCGCCTCCGCGCCGCACACCGCGCCCACACCGCcccgctcgcccgcgccgccaccggcCGCTCGCACGCCCggccgccgcgccgcccgcgcGGCCCACGCGCCCGCGCCGCCCAACCGCCGCGCTGCCCGCGCGCCAGCGCGCCCggccacccgcgccgccttgcccTCGCTGCCCACGCGCCCGGCCGGCCGCGCGCCGTGCCCtcggccggccctgcccccggccggcccttcccctggccgcgccgcccgctgccgtcgtgccctgccgccggccgcgccgtgcccccgACCGGCCCTTCCCCCAGCCACGCGCGCCCGCTGCCCGCGTGCCAGGCCACGCCGTGCCCCCGGCTGGCCCGTCCCCCGGCCGTGCTGCCCTGACCCCGGCCGGCCCTGCGCCCCGGCCGCGCCTTTTTTCTGGCCTTGCCCTGCCCCCAGCCGCGCCCCCCGTGGACCACCCGCCCCGACGCCATCCGTGCTCGACCCCGTCCCCGACTCCGCCcgatcccgacgccgcccgcccctaccccgtcgcccgtcatgtatgccttctcacttattattgtcgaggtagtggtagttgtagtagtattagttgtactagttgtagtattagtagtagaattagtggtagtagtagtagaagtagtggtagtagtagtagtacaactaatggtagtagttgtagcaatagtggtagtagtagaagaaccaatggtagtagtagtagcaataatgaaagtagtagtacaagtagtggtactacttggatatattcttctgcatggattgatatccaaactacatggcttctgttgagccatatgtgcttgtcggccatcgtgccgttgttttttgtaggttttggaaacctcaccgtgtaggggaggttctgccgaatttttttgtaaatgacagtattttgttccatttttgtagagaagagcccgtcagagttgagtcggagttctcgccaccgtgtcggtctgcctgcaccgcgtcgtctcgccactgcaccgacccgccacagccccgctagcctaactccgtcgccaccctaggtataacccctcttttcgtatcattgtcgtagatcgcgtaactcagttaggcgtctcccgttcgaaagagatacggttggaggtatgtagatctttgcatatctatgaccgtatctatttcggattgtccacgctttttggacagcctgcggatgcgtagatgggttagtttctatgttctgctctagtccgagacagagtttcggcatcacctccctgttgttctccagatacacactcttctttg
The nucleotide sequence above comes from Miscanthus floridulus cultivar M001 chromosome 18, ASM1932011v1, whole genome shotgun sequence. Encoded proteins:
- the LOC136523233 gene encoding uncharacterized protein — encoded protein: MPARPRLRAAHRAHTAPLARAATGRSHARPPRRPRGPRARAAQPPRCPRASAPGHPRRLALAAHAPGRPRAVPSAGPAPGRPFPWPRRPLPSCPAAGRAVPPTGPSPSHARPLPACQATPCPRLARPPAVLP